From the genome of Capsicum annuum cultivar UCD-10X-F1 chromosome 4, UCD10Xv1.1, whole genome shotgun sequence:
TGACTGAACCTAAGGATTCATTCATGCTATAAGAAAAAAGTTCTAAAGAAAATGATGATCACGCGGCCGAGATGGGATTTTTTTTCTGGTTTATGAtgtttaaaattatgtttttaccACTAGTCTGTGCTGAAAATGATACTTTAACTCAGTCGCTGAATCAATCTCTTGTCTCCGCTAGGCTTCGTCAGTCCAAGTAACTCGAGGAGCAGACTATATCTCGGTATATGGTTCCTGTTCAGAGAGTTTTGTGGGTAGCGAACAGAGAAGATCCACTGCACCAGCTGCAATCTGGAAGATTAATTGGAGGTGATGGGAACCTCAAAATTCTTGACGACAATCAAAATACCGTTTGGTCAACAAATGTCGTCTCTGTTGAGTCGAATAACACAATTGTCGTGCTTACAGATGAAGGTCGACTCATTCTTAAAGACACTATACTATCTCAGGAACATCTTTATGGGACCGTCCCTGTGATACCTGTATGTTATCAGGAATGGTTGCTGttatcatgatgtaaatattgtatatattaatggaaccatatattgttgtatattagtgtagttacatagatttgattttgtagttaaagAGAATAGTAGTGGCTTTAGTAGAGCAGATTTGGTGGGATAGAATAGCGGATTTAAAGGGATAGAAAAGctgatctttagggataggaagACGGATCTTTAGGGATGTAAGCATTGagtattttctatttaatgacaAGACTCTCAATATTGGTTAGGGGAATGGATTGGTAGTTTGTTTATATGAACTTTGGTAATCCTCACCTctagcttttgagattgagttaggcccaagatccattctttacagtTTCCGGATACAACACCAGGACGGGAGTGAAACTAGTCTATCTTATCATCCTGTCCGGCAGGCTGAAGATGACCCATCGCCTGGTAAGTTTATCACTGGACTTTCCCTAGATATGCCACCTCAAATGTGGACTAATTACTCAAGGCCTTACTGGCGAGCTTAACCATGGGATGGAGGGAGTTTCATAGGCATACGTGATCCCGGCAAGGGGTATGCAAGTGGTATAATTATAGTATCAGATCATAAGCATCAGGGATCTGCCATTCTCAGTTTCAATACGTTCAACAGTTCCGAACCCCAATTATAGGACTTCATTGGGTATATATGATGTTGTAGCTAGCTTATTtttcagttttaattttattCGGTATGATGATGACATGTGTTAAGCTTAAATGGAGAAGTGAAGATTCATATAACTAACTTCAACTTGTTTGGGATTGAATTGTTTTACTGTTACAACTGATAAACTTAAATTACATTAATGTGATGAAATAcaattttttatatgtaataCGCACccttctttgttgttgttgttttcctGATCTTGGTTTCTTGCTTCACAATGCACCCTCTGCGGCTCTTATTTTTATATGTAAACATACACTCAAATTTTTCTCTAACTGACAAGTAAACACTCCAACTTTGAGTATGCACATCTAGGAACCTCAAGTCGTCTCCGTTTTGTCACTTGAATActccaacttacaaaatgatcATCTAGACAACTCCAAGTTAGAGTCGGGTGTCCATAAGACACATTGGAGACGAGTTAGTGTTTAGTTTCCATTGGAGATCAAATTTGAGGTGTCTTATTGTCAGCTAAGCCAAGTTTGCGTGTCTGTTTATGTAGTATGCCTTTTTTAAACAAAGACAAACTTTTCGTCACATTAAAGTTTTCCAACCAAATAATTTACTTTCTACATTGCACTGGATAAAATAGATAATCAAGTTATGTTGACTTTGATATTTGATATAACAAGGAAAAGTATTTTCTTTCAATCTTGTCAAAGCTACAATAGCTTTAGATAATATATATTTAGACAGtttgaagtcaagggaaaagatgtcattttcatcatGAAGTGAACAGTAAATAAGTACAAAGAGTAGGAGTTTCTGTTACATCTGTTACAAGGATAATGTCAAACTACTTGGTATACTGTTGAacagaaatatttaaaatatttccgACGATAGAATTTGTCAAAGGATTCATCTTCTTGAAGAAAAGCAATGTGAGTGAAAATCCTGAAAGGTCTGTTATGACGGATGCTGAAGAAAATGGTTTGGCGAATATGggatttttttcctcttttgatgTTCATAGTGATGCTTTTACCACGAGTGTTTGCGGAAACTGATACCTTAACTCAATCCCAACAACTGTTGCTAAATCAGACGCTAGTCTCTGCTGGAAAAATATTTGAGCTAGGCTTCTTCAGTCCAAGTAACTCGAGCAGACTATATCTCGGTATGTGGTTCAAGAACATTCCTGGTCAGAGGATTGTATGGGTAGCAAACAGGGAAGATCCACTCGCAGCTTCTGACTCTGCGGcattcttgaagattggaggtGACGGTAATCTCAGAATTACGGATGGCAATCAAAATACTGTTTGGTCGACGAATATATCTGTCCGGTCTAATAAGACAACGGCTGTACTTACAGATAAAGGGGAATTCATTCTTAAAGACGGTGTCTCAGGGACATATTTATGGGATAGTTTTAACTATCCTTGTGATACCTTGTTATTAGGAATGAAAGTTGGATACAGCAACAGGACGGGGATGAAGCTTGTCTTATCATCCTGGCGGTCTGAAGATGATCCGTCGCCTGGAAAGTTTACTACTGGACTCTCGGTAGAGATACCTCCTCAAGGATTTACTTGGACTAATTACTCGAGGCCTTACTGGAGAGGTGGCCCGTGGGACGGAGGGAACTTCTTAGGCATACCTGATGATGACAAAGGGTATGCAAGTAGTCTAAATGTAATACCAGATAAGCAACAGGAATCTGCCTTTCTCAGTTTCAATAATTTCAACGATTCTGATGTTGTAATCATGGTCGTGAAACCATCAGGGATCATGGAAATGATGGTATGGAAAGAAGAACGGAATGCATGGAAGGTCACCTGGAGGACACCAGAGACCCCATGCGATGTTTATGGAACTTGTGGTCCTTACAGTGTTTGTGACAAGAATAAGACTCCGGTCTGCGATTGCTTGAAAGGATTTGTACCGAAGTCAACCGATGAATGGATCAAAGGAAATTGGACTGGCGGCTGTGTGAGGAGACATAAACTTCTTTGTGAAATCAGTACAAGTGGCATGGCTCCAAAGGGATCGAAAAATGATGAGTTCTTGCAACTGAGCGATATGAAACTTCCAGATCACTACACATATTTGTACGATAAATATGGCGCTCAGAATTGCAAAAAGCGTTGCCTGAATGACTGTTCCTGTGCAGCCTATGCGTATCCGGCTGGAATTAACTGCATGATTTGGACTTCAGAACTTACGGATGTTCAGCAGTTTCCATATGATGGTGTGGATTTGTTTCTTCGTCTTGCTTATTCTGAACTGGGTAAGTTCAACTCTCACTATTATGCTTAGATGATTGAAATTGCTTTATGTTGTCACCTTTCTGTATGATAACTAGAACATATTTTAGATGAagataaaaggaagaaaaaactTATCATCGGCTTCACAATCGTTTCAAGCATTCTCATATTGGGCATTTTCGGATGCATCTTCTACCAGTGGAAAGCAAATCAAAGAGGTAAACTATTCTCCTGATTTCAAGATTTTATCGCCAAGATAGTAACTTTGTAGACCACTAGTGTCGAGGTTCATCATAAAatccttttcctttctttttttctttgaagtgAGTGAGTTAATAATCGTTCAACCTTCATGGCCATTCCCATAAAAGTActttaaaattactttttcctaaatttgacGCTGAGTGTGTATATTAAAACACGACGTTGACTTGTTCAACTTATTCCTTTCGTATCAACCTTGCTATTCAAATCGttgcaaaaaatgaaaaatattaggCATGCTTCTGTAGAGATGGGGTTGCACCGGGGATCAACAACACTTAGCCTGTTcctatttgccttggtgatggatgaaTTGACTCGTCATATTCAAGGTGAGGAGCCATGGTGTATGTTATATTGATTGATGATGCTAGGTTGGAAGTGTGGAGACAAACTTTGGAATCTAAATGATTCATGTTGAGTAGgaataaaacaaaatatttgGAGTGCAATAATAGATGATCAAACCATATTCATGTAGTGATCGCACTATTTTGCTGATGGTACTGTTTCTTTCCTGAATGAGCTGCATTGCTTTCCTATTAGTTGCCATGTTTTCTTTACCCCCATTTTTCCTTTTCGTTACTAATTTTTTGTTACACCTGAGCCGAGGGATCCTGAATGCTCATGCTTCTCACATGTGGATCCAAAATGAAATCAGGAAATAGAATTAAAGATTACTTTCCGGCTGATAGGCGTCAGAATTCAAGGGAACTGTCTACAGACAATTTCTGGGACGAGCAAGCATTGCCAAAAGATTCATCAGAACTACCGCTTCTTGACTTTGCTAAACTGGCTACTGCAACTGATAACTTCAGTGAAATAAATAAGATTGGAGCAGGAGGATTTGGCCCCGTTTACAAGGTAATAACAGTCTGCTGAATGTTTCACACACAAATAACTGTTGCCGATGTGAAAACTAAAgccatcataataaatatcatacaGGGAAGACTGGAAGACGGACAAGCAATAGCTGTGAAAAGGTTATCTAGTCACTCTGGACAAGGAATTCAAGAGTTCAAGAATGAAGTCCTGCTAATCTCCAAACTGCAGCACAGGAATCTTGTCAGAATATTGGCTTATTGCGTTCATGGGAAAGAGAAGTTACTAGTTTACGAGTACATGTCTAACGGAAGCTTAGACACTTTGTTATTTGGTAAGCGGTTCCAATCATAGTTTCTGCTGTGGCCTATGGTTTGATCATCATATTTTACTTCTTATCCTTGTATTTTTATAGTTAGTGATCCTCATCTCGTATCCttatatattatgatatttattagaAATATATATTACTGTGCTTTGGTTCGGACCTCATGCGTATCTTCGCTAAGATCTCGGATAGAAACTTAAGAAAAAGAAGCATGCTAAAGGTACTGGCCAGTTACTTAGTGTTCAGAGAATTTGGTGTTTAACATTCCGGTTCCTTCATAGGCGTGCATCGTGCATACATAGTGACATTCGCCATTTAAAAGATGATGGTAAATCTCTTTGTTCTTCAATTATTTATCTAGTTTGATATTGTCAATGACACTATCAGATTCTAAAAAGAGCCATCAGCTTCCCTGGCCAAAACGTTTCAACATGATTCAAGGCATTGCTCGAGGGCTTGTTTACCTTCACCGTGATTCTTGTTTAAGGGTCATTCACCGAGATCTGAAGGCAAGCAatgttctcttggatgatgatatGAATccaaaaatttcagattttgggTTGGCCAGAACTTTTCAAGTGACTCAAGAGCTAGCAAACACTAAAAGGATAGTGGGAACATTGTAAATACCTctacttctttttctcatttttccttTATAAGTTGTTCCTGCATTTTCTTTCGTGAAACAAGTTCATAATAGAAAATAACAACACGTTCTTATGTCAAATATGTTGCAGCGGTTATATGTCACCAGAGTATGCAATGGGAGGACTACTTTCTGAGAAATCTGATGTCTACAGCTTTGGCGTATTGCTGCTAGAGATTGTCAGTGGAAAGAGAAACAGCGGATTTTATGAGCATGAAAGGCATCTTAACCTTCTCAGTTATGTAAGTGTAAAATCAGCAGGATCTCATCCACGAGttattcatgaaaatttataGTATAAACCATGGCGTATTGCCATTTTGACACGATTTCAGGCATGGGTGTTATGGACTGAAAGAAAAGGACTAGACTTGATGGATAAATCAATTTTGGACTCAGATTCCTCTGCAACAGTGCTCAGATGCATACGTATTGGCCTGCTTTGCGTCCAGGATCATGCTGCTGATAGGCCATCAATGCCGTCTGTTGTTCTTATGCTAAGTAGTGAGACGGATCTTCCTCAACCAAAGCAACCTACGTTCGTATTTCAAAGATGGTTGAATTCTGATACTCAATCACAAATAAGCAAGCCTGAGTCTGTTAATGATATTACTGTCTCTGTGGCAGAAGGCCGATAACCAATTCAATATCTTGCATGTCCCGTTTTAAAATGTGTTTACGTCTTGTctaaactattattattatccgATCATttctttatgtatattttatcaCATAGCTATCTTTATCCATTGAACTCAGACATAAACTGTGCACTTTGTCAAAAGCaatatattttagtattgaagTCAAGGTGCACGAGAAGGGGAAGAGATGTAATGAATGGTTGTACTTGGTGAAGATGTGGCTCGGGGGCCTAACTTTACCCAATACGATATAAGGAGGCCAAAACTCATTCCCTCAATGTGGGACTTAGCATTCCGCTACACCCTCATAACTACAATGTGGATTATGGTGGCCCAACATTAGGAAACAAAACAGCTTTGATACCATATGCAAACATGGCTCTTGGGAATGTGGGACTTAAAATACTCATATCTTGTGCAGCTATACACGTGCTTAAATGCCAGAAGACAATGTTGGATCAGTTGTAAGATTCAGTTTTGTTATTGTGATCAAAGTTCATTTTAGTTCTTTCCTTCTCTGTCGTTTACATTTTTCATTTGAGTTCTTTCCTTCTCTGTCGTTTACATTTTTTTCCTTGTTCTTGTGAAACTGgtgtttgatgtttgtttataCCGGCCCACTCGATACAGGTTGGTCTTGGTCTAAGCTCTTATCTTTGAATACTGTAATAACAGCATTTTGAGTATATCGTCCATATGAACACAGGCATTTTCTGCCGGAGGATAGCAAATCAAAGAGGTTAGCTATGCTTCTGATTTCTGGATTATACCGCAGACTGTAATAAtattcattgaaattttagttatttttcacatatatatatCTGTGTTCCAGGTCAAATATACTGTAAATTAAACTCATTGATTGTTAGAGGTAGATGTAGAGGCATAGGTATGAGGTCATCCCGACTCAATAGCTTGTTGGGATTGAAATTACCAGATGTCGCGTGAAAGCATATAAAGAAAACCTTGACAACAAAGAAAACTAtactaaaagaagaagaataatttaatatggtttggtcaatTGATCTACATATGTCTGAATCACTAATATAAATGACACTATGACAGTACAAAAATATTGAGGGAAGTTCTCCCCGTACACAAGACTATCTTAACAACTTCGGGGCAAAAACACTCCATTGAGCATTTCACCTCGCTTGGCGAGCGCTTCAGTGTTGTCATCAAGGCTTTAAGACATACTTTTCCTTGCTAACGAGCACAATACTAAAAGGTTACCTTAGCAGTTATCGACATGTCAAAACCAAGTTCATCACAGGAACATAGAACTGCGCGGAGAATTAGGACAGAAGTTACAAGTAGTTGAACCCAACCATGGCTTACATTTTTCTTAAACAAAGCTAAACTTTTTCCCACATCATAATTTCCTAGCAAATGCAAATATAATGGTGTGCTCTGCCATCAACCTAAATTTGTAGTCAAATCTCCTTGAAAAGGATGGGTTGGCAGCAAATTCGAGGCTCCGCAAGTAATACCTTGAAGCTAAGTTGCTCAGACTCTCCAAAATGTTGCCACACCCATGTCAAacccttcaaaaatacactatttttggaggatccgacacacacccatcgatatttttgaagagtccgagcaacatagccttGAAGGATAAAACCTTTGATTTTAAATGGTGTGATCAGCAATGACGAACACAATGATTTGCTTTCTACTTTGTGACAGGATGAGTAGATAAACAAGTTATGTTGACTTTGATATTTTAATGCACCAGTGCTTTTTACAATTGAGACACAATATAGTTTATAATTTCATTCTTCATGCTCCGCAAGCGAACTTACTCAGACAAGGAAAAGTATTTTCCTTTAATCTTATGAAAGCTACAATAGCTTTAGATGATATATCCTAGCGAGTTTGAAGTCAGCGGTATAAAAtgtcattttcggtgatggatcTTGAATAGAAAATAATGAAGTAAACAATAGATGGGAGGTTCTGTGACAACTGAAACAAGGACAATGTCAAAGTACTTGGCAATTGAACAGAAATATTAAACTATTTCTCACAATAGAATTTGTCAACGGATTCATCCTCTTGAAGAAGCTCAGTCTGGgaatgaacaaaaaagagaagaaaatggcATGGACAAGATGGGAATTTCCTTTGTTTCTGATGCTCGGAACGATGCTTTTAACGCAAGTCTCTACTGCAAGTGATACTTTAACGCAATCTCAAGAACTGTCGCTTAATCAAACGCTTGTCTCTGCTGGAAAAATATTTGAGATGGGCTTCTTCAATCCAAGTAGGTCGAGCAGAAtatatctcggtatgtggtacaAGAATATCCCTGGTCAAAGGATTGTATGGGTAGCAAACAGAGAAAATCCACTCCCAGCTTCTGACTCTGCCACATTCTTAAAGATTGGAGGTGATGGGAACCTCAGAATTGTCGATGGCAACCAAAATACCGTTTGGTCAACCAATGTGTCTGTCGTTTCTAATAAAACAATTGGTGTACTTACAGACAAAGGGGAACTCATTCTTAAAGACAGCGTCTCGGGAACATCTTTGTGGAATAGTTTTGACTATCCTTGTGATATCTTGTTATCAGGAATGAATGTTGGATACAACACCAGGGCTGGCGTGAAACTTGTTTTATCGTCCTGGCAGGCTGAAGACGATCCATCGCCTGGAAAGTTCATTGCTGGACTTTCGGTAGAAATGCCACCTCAAGGTTTCATTTGGACAAATCACTTGAGGCCTTTCTACAGAGGTGGCCCATGGGTTGGGGGGAACTTCATAGGCATACCCGATGGCAGTGAGGGGTCTCCAAATACTGTAAATGTAATAGTAAACAAGCAACAGGAATCTGCCTTTCTCCGTTTGAATACTTCTGACGATCCTTATGTTACAATCGTGGTCCTAAATCCATCAGGGCTATTGCAGATGATGGTATGGGATGAAGAACTGAATGCATGGATCGACTCGTGGAAGGTACCAGAGAATCCATGCGATTTTTATGGAATTTGTGGTCCTTACAGTGTTTGTGACAAGAATAAGTCTCCGGTCTGTGATTGCTTGAGAGGATTTGTACCAAAGTCAACTGATGAATGGATCAGAAGAAATTGGACTGGTGGCTGTATGAGGCAAACTAAACTTCTATGTGAAATCAGTACAAGTGATGTAGCCCCAAAGGTATCCAAAAACGACAAGTTTTTGCAACTGAGTAATATGAAATTGCCAGATcactttatatatttaaatgatcAAAACGGCGCTCAGAACTGCGAAAACTGGTGCCTGAATAACTGTTCCTGTACAGCCTATGCATATCCAGATGGAATTAATTGCACAGTTTGGACTTCAGAACTTATGGATGTTCAGCATTTTCCGTATGATGGCGTGGATTTGTTCCTTCGTCTTGCTTATTCTGAACTGGGTAAGTTCAACTCTCACCATTACGCTTACATGATTAAGATTGCTTTGTGTTGTCACCTTTCTGTATTATAACTAAACATATTTTAGATGAAGATAATCAGAAGAAAGAACTTATCATCGGCTTCACAGTGGCTTCAAGCATTTTCATATTGGGAATCCTTGGATGCATCTTCTGCAGGTGGAAAGCAAATCAAAGAGGTAAACTATTCTCCCGATTTCAAGATTGTATCGCCAATATAGTAATTATGTACACCAGTAGCGTTGAGCTTCACCATATAAGGATGATCAAGAGGTTTTAttgttccttttcttttttg
Proteins encoded in this window:
- the LOC107854182 gene encoding G-type lectin S-receptor-like serine/threonine-protein kinase At1g61370, which translates into the protein MLKKMVWRIWDFFPLLMFIVMLLPRVFAETDTLTQSQQLLLNQTLVSAGKIFELGFFSPSNSSRLYLGMWFKNIPGQRIVWVANREDPLAASDSAAFLKIGGDGNLRITDGNQNTVWSTNISVRSNKTTAVLTDKGEFILKDGVSGTYLWDSFNYPCDTLLLGMKVGYSNRTGMKLVLSSWRSEDDPSPGKFTTGLSVEIPPQGFTWTNYSRPYWRGGPWDGGNFLGIPDDDKGYASSLNVIPDKQQESAFLSFNNFNDSDVVIMVVKPSGIMEMMVWKEERNAWKVTWRTPETPCDVYGTCGPYSVCDKNKTPVCDCLKGFVPKSTDEWIKGNWTGGCVRRHKLLCEISTSGMAPKGSKNDEFLQLSDMKLPDHYTYLYDKYGAQNCKKRCLNDCSCAAYAYPAGINCMIWTSELTDVQQFPYDGVDLFLRLAYSELDEDKRKKKLIIGFTIVSSILILGIFGCIFYQWKANQRGNRIKDYFPADRRQNSRELSTDNFWDEQALPKDSSELPLLDFAKLATATDNFSEINKIGAGGFGPVYKGRLEDGQAIAVKRLSSHSGQGIQEFKNEVLLISKLQHRNLVRILAYCVHGKEKLLVYEYMSNGSLDTLLFDSKKSHQLPWPKRFNMIQGIARGLVYLHRDSCLRVIHRDLKASNVLLDDDMNPKISDFGLARTFQVTQELANTKRIVGTFGYMSPEYAMGGLLSEKSDVYSFGVLLLEIVSGKRNSGFYEHERHLNLLSYAWVLWTERKGLDLMDKSILDSDSSATVLRCIRIGLLCVQDHAADRPSMPSVVLMLSSETDLPQPKQPTFVFQRWLNSDTQSQISKPESVNDITVSVAEGR
- the LOC107854187 gene encoding G-type lectin S-receptor-like serine/threonine-protein kinase At1g61370 is translated as MNKKEKKMAWTRWEFPLFLMLGTMLLTQVSTASDTLTQSQELSLNQTLVSAGKIFEMGFFNPSRSSRIYLGMWYKNIPGQRIVWVANRENPLPASDSATFLKIGGDGNLRIVDGNQNTVWSTNVSVVSNKTIGVLTDKGELILKDSVSGTSLWNSFDYPCDILLSGMNVGYNTRAGVKLVLSSWQAEDDPSPGKFIAGLSVEMPPQGFIWTNHLRPFYRGGPWVGGNFIGIPDGSEGSPNTVNVIVNKQQESAFLRLNTSDDPYVTIVVLNPSGLLQMMVWDEELNAWIDSWKVPENPCDFYGICGPYSVCDKNKSPVCDCLRGFVPKSTDEWIRRNWTGGCMRQTKLLCEISTSDVAPKVSKNDKFLQLSNMKLPDHFIYLNDQNGAQNCENWCLNNCSCTAYAYPDGINCTVWTSELMDVQHFPYDGVDLFLRLAYSELDEDNQKKELIIGFTVASSIFILGILGCIFCRWKANQRESGYRRNRIKDHIPSDNCQHSREMSMNNLWEDQTLPKDSSELPLLEFAKLATATDNFSEINKIGAGGFGPVYKGKLEDGQVIAVKRLSSHSGQGIEEFKNEVLLISKLQHRNLVRILAYCVHGKEKLLVYEYMANGSLDTLLYDSKKSHQLPWTKRFNMIEGIARGLVYLHRDSCLRVIHRDLKASNVLLDDDMNPKISDFGLARTFQVTQELANTNRIVGTFGYMPPEYAMGGLFSEKSDVYSFGVLLLEIVSGKRNNGFYEHERHLNLLSYAWHLWTESKGLDLMDKSILDSRSSITVLRCMHIGLLCVQDHAADRPSMPSVVFMLSSETDLPEPKQPTFIFQRWLNSDNQSQTSPPQSVNDITFSVAEGR